A genomic region of Desulfosarcina ovata subsp. ovata contains the following coding sequences:
- a CDS encoding type II toxin-antitoxin system Phd/YefM family antitoxin, which produces METVNIHYAKTHFSKLLLRVNAGEEIIIAKSGKPFAKLVPLAPVSRRTPGIVDGSVSDAFFEPLPEEELQHWE; this is translated from the coding sequence ATGGAAACAGTTAATATTCACTATGCGAAAACCCACTTTTCAAAATTGTTGCTCCGGGTAAATGCCGGTGAAGAGATTATTATTGCCAAATCAGGAAAGCCTTTCGCCAAACTGGTGCCTCTAGCGCCCGTTTCCCGGCGAACACCAGGTATTGTCGATGGATCTGTATCAGACGCTTTTTTTGAACCATTGCCGGAAGAAGAGCTTCAACATTGGGAATGA
- a CDS encoding IS4 family transposase has product MSEHIDKNVFQTILSPVLPLIEVTQNSLHNDLDTYKLSLSSFTTNLLFGIITRIKSVGQIVTEIKTSPTAKALGLVVASKSMYNEAFNRYPPEIFKDIFHQLVKELDLHKIPEISHLGKMLIVDGSLFPAISNMAWACYKKTANAIKMHLSFELNRMIPTEFISTEGNFSEKEFVKQILREGITYVCDRGYIAFNLFKQISDSNAFFIIRGKSNMTYTVKECLTATVPDTFLKFFSDITDSNIIFNSDENKASYRIVSFTAMGENYILITNRNDLTTYEIIMLYAYRWQVELFFRFIKRTFKGIHLMSQSPHGVQIQFYLYMIAYLLLLSFKQDTEIISRENEKDEHESEENNKNETLLTSSSCSNSNAKRPYVCGLVTLLGEKLKQFYKIGLHWLLAVKNNLLEIFDVNIAKVIAQYSYQ; this is encoded by the coding sequence ATGAGCGAACACATCGACAAAAATGTTTTTCAAACAATTCTATCACCGGTGCTACCATTGATTGAGGTTACTCAAAATAGTCTCCATAATGATTTGGACACTTACAAGCTTTCATTATCATCGTTCACCACAAATTTGCTTTTTGGAATAATAACCAGAATTAAAAGCGTTGGACAAATCGTCACTGAGATCAAAACATCACCAACTGCTAAGGCATTAGGATTGGTCGTCGCATCGAAGTCTATGTATAATGAAGCGTTTAATCGTTATCCCCCAGAAATATTTAAAGATATATTCCATCAGTTGGTAAAAGAATTGGATTTGCATAAAATTCCGGAAATCAGTCATCTTGGAAAAATGCTAATTGTAGATGGTTCGCTTTTTCCGGCCATTTCCAATATGGCATGGGCTTGTTACAAGAAAACCGCTAATGCGATCAAAATGCATTTATCTTTTGAACTCAACCGAATGATTCCAACCGAATTTATCAGTACGGAAGGTAACTTTTCCGAAAAAGAATTTGTTAAGCAAATTCTTCGCGAAGGCATTACATATGTCTGTGATCGAGGCTATATCGCTTTCAATCTGTTCAAGCAGATATCCGACAGCAATGCATTTTTTATTATTCGCGGAAAGTCGAATATGACGTACACTGTAAAAGAGTGTCTCACTGCCACCGTACCGGATACATTCTTGAAATTTTTCAGTGACATCACAGATTCAAATATAATATTCAATAGCGATGAAAACAAAGCAAGTTATCGTATTGTTAGCTTTACGGCTATGGGCGAAAACTACATTTTGATCACAAACAGAAATGATTTGACAACTTACGAAATTATAATGCTTTACGCTTACAGGTGGCAAGTGGAACTTTTTTTTCGCTTCATAAAAAGAACCTTCAAGGGAATTCACTTAATGAGCCAATCTCCTCATGGCGTACAGATACAATTCTACTTGTATATGATTGCTTATCTATTGTTATTATCATTCAAACAAGATACGGAAATAATAAGCAGAGAAAATGAAAAAGATGAGCATGAATCTGAAGAAAATAATAAGAACGAAACCTTGCTAACTTCATCTTCATGCTCCAATTCAAATGCAAAAAGACCATATGTTTGCGGGTTAGTAACTCTTCTTGGAGAAAAATTAAAACAGTTTTATAAAATTGGTCTTCACTGGTTATTAGCAGTAAAAAATAATTTGTTAGAAATATTTGATGTGAATATCGCCAAAGTTATTGCTCAATACTCTTATCAATGA
- a CDS encoding type II toxin-antitoxin system RelE family toxin, translating to MYKLDFTKTAGKFLQKLPAKQFRQIVTTIFRLRKLPEPHDANQLVGYPEYLRVDIGEYRIIYRVNGDTVKICVIGKRNDSEVYKRFKRGG from the coding sequence ATGTATAAACTCGATTTTACCAAAACGGCGGGTAAATTTTTGCAGAAGCTGCCGGCCAAGCAATTCCGGCAAATCGTCACGACCATTTTCCGTTTGCGGAAGCTGCCCGAACCCCATGACGCCAACCAACTGGTCGGCTATCCGGAATACCTGCGGGTAGACATCGGTGAATACCGGATTATCTACCGCGTTAATGGCGATACGGTGAAAATTTGCGTGATTGGAAAGCGCAATGACAGCGAGGTTTACAAACGCTTTAAAAGAGGGGGTTAG
- a CDS encoding type II toxin-antitoxin system Phd/YefM family antitoxin — MDVTATEFKRKLGQYLDEAERNPVIIKKSGREKSVLLSIDEYNRLMALEDAYWAQQAKQAEAGGYLGEAETDNLLKRTA, encoded by the coding sequence ATGGACGTCACCGCAACGGAGTTTAAAAGAAAATTGGGCCAATATCTGGATGAAGCCGAGCGCAACCCGGTGATCATCAAGAAATCAGGCCGGGAAAAGTCCGTCCTGCTGTCGATCGACGAGTACAACCGATTGATGGCGCTGGAAGATGCGTATTGGGCGCAACAGGCTAAGCAGGCTGAAGCCGGCGGCTACCTGGGCGAGGCGGAAACCGATAACCTGTTGAAACGGACCGCCTGA
- a CDS encoding DEAD/DEAH box helicase yields the protein MPNGIGFFYILALIKEGSDETFSRARACLAMRMDREYGFEKIGDLLGGLLDYLQGNSRGADSILRHSVWISSWHHSSDLIPDFFTLFAYYWVDREEAKRKLEDIKQLHKLAKDNQYVWFAGELETLIQRLSKSGSKTGKSKHPSCLVELTSESNVWEHTLNALLALNKKTSPGKRRAKKQENDYDQRMAWFLDYVDNGECGISPREQKRNAKGVWTKGRPIALKRLCDEIRKFPYLTEQDKKICGHIHANSYKDGWYTKVEYVFDDAYLPDVVGHPLLFSSDGTTRLELVHGKPELTISTQGKGQFALVLSPRPRRHFKADHVVVHKTSTRIKLVSLDAKYQAIADILGQEATFPASAKDKIVQVMDALAGDITIHSDIEGGSGSERVSEVEADSTLHIQLSPLGEGLKLSMVVRPLGEEGPSYPPGSKGKNVLARVNGVQMKTTRDLEAENALAARLLSGTPTLAAAEENQGEWHFPDVADSLELIQELGVQVEKEGVMLEWPEGKPFELVGNISFDNCRLNIKGGEDWFAMTGQVVVDERLTLEMGMLLEYLEKSNSRFLEIKPGQFVELTEVFRNRLQALDRYSFRDGNGVKFHPLAALALEGFFQEVGSVSSNKEWKAHIAKLQTQTDPLLAAPSTLNAELRDYQLEGINWMNCLSDWGVGACLADDMGIGKTMQTLAMLIKYAPKGPSLVIAPTSVCANWVAEANRFAPSLNLILFGGSKRKKILEDAGNFDVLICSYGLMQQKKVAAMMSAISWQMVVLDEAQAIKNFATQRSRSVMKLTAAFKVVLTGTPIENHLGELWNLFQFINPGLLGSLGQFYETFAVPIEKKGDARARKDLKRLIQPFILRRTKAQVLEELPSRTEIVLDIDLSKEETAFYEALRQQALERLSNDDESHGGQRHLKILAEITKLRQACCHSELVNKEISIASSKLAVFSEILGELITSGHKALVFSQFVGHLALVRNHLDESNIKYQYLDGSTPATQRQKAIHGFQSGEGDVFLISLKAGGVGLTLTAADYVIHMDPWWNPAVEDQASDRAHRIGQQRPVTIYRLITKGTVEEKIVQMHRRKRKLADSLLTGSDLSGKISAEELLALIQE from the coding sequence ATGCCGAACGGTATTGGTTTTTTTTATATCCTGGCCCTGATTAAAGAGGGCAGTGATGAGACCTTTTCCCGGGCAAGAGCTTGTCTGGCAATGAGAATGGATCGAGAATACGGCTTTGAAAAAATAGGTGACTTATTGGGGGGGCTTTTGGATTATCTGCAAGGTAACTCCAGGGGGGCGGATAGTATTCTTCGTCACAGCGTTTGGATTAGTTCATGGCATCATTCCTCAGATTTGATCCCCGATTTTTTCACCTTGTTTGCTTACTACTGGGTGGACAGGGAAGAAGCAAAAAGAAAGCTTGAAGACATAAAACAACTTCATAAACTTGCAAAAGATAATCAATACGTCTGGTTTGCCGGAGAACTGGAGACCCTGATCCAACGTTTGTCAAAGTCCGGATCCAAAACCGGCAAAAGCAAGCATCCGTCCTGTCTGGTCGAGCTCACCAGTGAGAGCAATGTCTGGGAGCACACCCTGAATGCGCTGCTCGCCTTGAACAAAAAAACATCCCCTGGAAAACGACGTGCGAAAAAGCAGGAAAACGATTACGATCAACGCATGGCCTGGTTCCTTGATTACGTGGATAACGGAGAGTGCGGCATCAGCCCCAGGGAGCAAAAGCGAAATGCCAAAGGCGTTTGGACAAAAGGGCGTCCGATTGCCTTGAAACGGTTGTGCGATGAGATAAGAAAATTTCCCTACCTGACGGAGCAGGACAAAAAAATTTGTGGGCATATCCATGCCAATAGTTACAAAGATGGGTGGTACACCAAGGTGGAATATGTTTTCGATGATGCCTATCTGCCCGATGTCGTTGGCCATCCCTTACTCTTTTCAAGCGATGGAACCACCCGGTTGGAGTTGGTTCATGGAAAGCCTGAACTCACGATTTCAACCCAGGGCAAAGGGCAATTTGCCCTTGTTTTGTCTCCCAGGCCCCGACGTCATTTTAAGGCAGACCATGTGGTGGTACACAAGACTTCGACGCGAATCAAGTTGGTGTCTCTGGACGCAAAATATCAGGCCATTGCCGATATCCTGGGACAGGAGGCCACATTTCCGGCATCCGCGAAGGATAAAATTGTGCAGGTGATGGATGCGCTGGCAGGGGATATCACCATTCATTCGGATATCGAAGGGGGAAGTGGGAGTGAACGTGTTTCAGAGGTAGAAGCCGATTCAACCCTCCATATTCAGCTCTCTCCCCTGGGAGAGGGGCTGAAACTCTCCATGGTCGTTCGTCCCCTGGGTGAAGAGGGGCCCTCTTATCCCCCCGGCAGCAAGGGAAAAAATGTCCTCGCCCGCGTGAATGGCGTCCAGATGAAAACGACAAGAGATCTTGAAGCCGAAAACGCGTTGGCAGCCCGGTTGCTGAGCGGCACTCCAACCCTTGCTGCTGCTGAAGAGAATCAAGGAGAATGGCACTTTCCAGACGTGGCGGATTCCCTGGAGTTGATACAGGAATTAGGGGTTCAAGTAGAAAAAGAGGGGGTTATGCTTGAATGGCCCGAGGGCAAACCCTTTGAGTTGGTAGGAAACATTTCCTTCGACAACTGCCGACTCAACATCAAAGGGGGAGAAGATTGGTTTGCCATGACCGGACAGGTGGTGGTGGATGAGCGCCTCACCCTGGAGATGGGTATGCTTTTGGAATATCTTGAAAAAAGCAACTCCCGATTCCTGGAGATCAAGCCGGGTCAATTCGTTGAATTAACCGAAGTCTTTCGTAACCGACTCCAGGCCCTCGACAGATACTCCTTCAGAGATGGAAACGGAGTAAAGTTTCACCCCCTGGCTGCTTTGGCCCTGGAGGGATTTTTCCAGGAAGTCGGCTCGGTAAGCTCCAACAAGGAATGGAAAGCTCACATAGCCAAACTTCAAACTCAGACCGATCCACTGCTGGCGGCCCCATCCACCCTGAATGCCGAGCTGCGCGATTACCAGTTGGAGGGGATCAATTGGATGAACTGTCTGTCGGACTGGGGCGTGGGGGCTTGCCTGGCCGATGACATGGGAATTGGTAAAACCATGCAGACCCTGGCCATGCTCATCAAGTATGCCCCGAAAGGCCCGTCACTGGTGATCGCCCCCACTTCGGTTTGTGCAAACTGGGTTGCCGAAGCCAATCGCTTTGCTCCGAGTCTGAACCTTATTTTATTTGGCGGAAGCAAACGGAAAAAAATTCTGGAAGATGCCGGAAATTTTGATGTGCTGATCTGCAGTTACGGCCTGATGCAGCAAAAAAAGGTGGCTGCCATGATGTCGGCGATCTCTTGGCAGATGGTGGTGTTGGATGAAGCCCAGGCAATAAAAAATTTCGCCACCCAGAGATCCCGATCCGTCATGAAGCTAACGGCTGCATTCAAGGTGGTTCTCACCGGAACACCCATTGAAAATCACTTGGGTGAGCTGTGGAATCTGTTTCAGTTTATCAATCCCGGACTCTTAGGATCCCTGGGGCAGTTCTACGAGACCTTTGCCGTCCCCATTGAAAAAAAGGGGGATGCCCGGGCAAGAAAGGATCTCAAGCGACTGATCCAGCCGTTCATCCTGCGTCGGACCAAAGCCCAGGTCTTGGAAGAGCTGCCCTCCCGCACAGAGATTGTGCTGGATATCGATTTGAGCAAAGAGGAAACGGCGTTTTACGAGGCCTTGCGTCAACAAGCGCTGGAGCGCCTCTCCAATGATGATGAGAGCCATGGCGGCCAAAGGCACCTCAAGATACTGGCGGAGATCACAAAATTGCGTCAGGCGTGTTGTCATAGTGAACTCGTCAACAAAGAGATCTCCATTGCCAGCAGTAAACTAGCGGTCTTTTCTGAAATTCTGGGAGAACTCATCACCAGTGGACACAAAGCGCTTGTCTTCAGCCAGTTTGTGGGGCATTTAGCCCTTGTCCGAAACCATCTGGATGAATCCAACATAAAATACCAGTACCTGGACGGCAGTACGCCGGCTACCCAGCGACAAAAGGCCATCCACGGCTTTCAATCCGGGGAGGGGGACGTGTTCCTGATCAGTCTTAAAGCCGGGGGCGTGGGGCTGACCCTCACTGCAGCGGATTATGTGATTCACATGGACCCATGGTGGAACCCGGCGGTGGAGGATCAGGCATCGGATCGTGCCCATCGGATTGGTCAGCAACGTCCGGTGACCATTTATCGCCTGATTACCAAAGGGACGGTGGAAGAGAAAATTGTACAAATGCATCGCCGGAAACGCAAACTTGCGGATAGTCTACTCACGGGGAGCGATTTAAGTGGGAAAATTTCTGCCGAAGAACTCCTGGCTTTAATCCAGGAGTAA
- a CDS encoding type II toxin-antitoxin system VapC family toxin — MILDTHIFLWWLFDDPKLPRQIESHIADVKNPIYISAASVWEIATKYRLGKLPDASKVAENVPEWIFKAGFQPLAITPEHAQLAGRWKSAHRDPFDRMLAAQSKIEKISLVSVDKAMTSFPIDIFGVNG, encoded by the coding sequence ATGATATTAGACACACATATCTTTCTCTGGTGGCTTTTCGATGACCCAAAGCTGCCAAGACAAATCGAATCACACATTGCAGACGTCAAAAATCCTATTTACATCAGTGCCGCTTCTGTTTGGGAAATTGCCACGAAATACCGATTGGGTAAGTTGCCTGACGCTTCTAAAGTTGCCGAAAATGTACCTGAATGGATATTTAAGGCGGGATTTCAGCCGTTGGCGATCACACCCGAGCATGCCCAGCTGGCTGGCAGATGGAAAAGCGCTCACAGAGATCCTTTTGATCGCATGCTGGCAGCTCAATCAAAGATAGAAAAGATATCTTTGGTTAGTGTTGACAAGGCGATGACCAGCTTCCCGATTGATATTTTTGGCGTGAACGGTTGA
- a CDS encoding Druantia anti-phage system protein DruA yields the protein MIVQCGRQIESEELAQIRETVETFWRLSQWELAQTVCEHLGWHTASGGNKVDACLKLLKRLEAQGRIRLPAKRDSGRKSGKQPIASHRIQPQEPVVGKLSDIGPIRLRVVQGKADKALFNEYLSRYHYLGDKKPFGCYLRYFVEGAGTLLGCMLFSGAAKALIKRDQWIGWSTNERLRNLGFVVNNGRYLIFPWVKVRYLASCALGKAIRELGRHWQERWGYRPVLLETFVDPHYFDGTCYRAANFRYLGMTRGMGLIRQGQSYATSPKKIFVYPLADNFRQVLCSGEG from the coding sequence TTGATAGTCCAGTGTGGACGGCAGATTGAGAGTGAGGAGCTTGCGCAAATTCGCGAAACCGTTGAGACATTTTGGCGGTTGAGTCAGTGGGAGTTGGCCCAAACGGTATGTGAGCATTTGGGCTGGCACACCGCTTCCGGCGGCAATAAAGTGGACGCCTGCCTGAAGTTGCTCAAGCGTTTGGAAGCGCAAGGGCGCATACGATTGCCCGCTAAACGCGATAGCGGCCGCAAAAGCGGCAAGCAGCCGATAGCATCCCATCGGATCCAGCCTCAAGAGCCAGTCGTGGGCAAGCTTTCGGATATCGGGCCGATCCGGCTCAGGGTCGTACAAGGCAAAGCAGATAAGGCGCTTTTTAATGAATACCTGAGCCGTTACCACTACTTGGGGGACAAGAAGCCATTTGGATGTTATTTGCGCTATTTTGTCGAAGGCGCAGGCACGCTATTGGGGTGTATGCTGTTTTCAGGAGCGGCCAAAGCGCTAATCAAGAGAGATCAATGGATCGGCTGGAGCACCAACGAGCGACTGCGGAACCTGGGATTTGTTGTCAACAATGGGCGGTATTTGATTTTTCCGTGGGTAAAGGTCAGGTACTTGGCAAGCTGCGCATTGGGCAAGGCGATCAGGGAGTTGGGGCGGCACTGGCAGGAGCGCTGGGGCTATCGGCCGGTTTTGCTGGAAACCTTTGTCGATCCGCACTATTTCGATGGGACGTGCTACCGGGCGGCCAATTTTAGGTATCTTGGCATGACCCGCGGAATGGGGCTTATTCGACAGGGTCAAAGCTACGCCACCAGTCCGAAAAAGATCTTTGTTTATCCGCTGGCGGATAATTTTCGGCAAGTGTTATGTTCAGGGGAGGGCTGA
- a CDS encoding helix-turn-helix domain-containing protein — translation MAYIRTKGQTMPKSIPRTYSRYSRDAVTLLGALIREARKERKLTAQELADRAGISRSMLEGIEGGD, via the coding sequence ATGGCCTATATACGAACCAAGGGTCAAACGATGCCAAAATCCATCCCACGCACTTATTCACGCTATAGCCGCGACGCGGTTACACTGCTTGGTGCCTTAATCCGAGAAGCACGCAAGGAGCGAAAGCTTACTGCCCAGGAATTGGCCGATCGCGCCGGTATTTCCAGGAGCATGCTGGAGGGGATTGAGGGAGGGGATTGA
- a CDS encoding transposase family protein → MKKTSRRPSREQIKAQIKQRKHAQKKLRQDEKAKGFKAPSHATISNGKCKYESIEQEYTARNEAVAEKIGIFRAKMPVLLKQLSKIEDPRNPKKIKHNLSTLMIYGILMFVFQMSSSREANREMSRPLFWQNLQFFFPELESLPHHDTLKRLLAVIDVNQIEQLHLELIRQLIRKKKFRRYLIDECYPIAIDGTGKFKRDWIWAEECLQRTVTQADGEHLQYHVYILEANLAFRDGMTIPLMSEMLSYTEGDTANDKQDCELKAFYRLAQRLKSAFPALKIMVLIDGLYAKGPVVEVCRKNKWQFMIVLKDKSLPSVMSEFEALAALEIKNRFRQGWGNRKQVFKWVNSIDYRFGPNDKKSQILHVVECQERWQQVNPQTGQLEDKSSRHVWLSSKPLNRFNLHERCNLGARARWGIETGILVEKHHGYRYEHCFSYNWNVMKGYHYLMRLGHMFNVLARYSERLAKVVKDTGVRGLIRFIRETIANPWLDYEWLEIRLAAPFQLRLV, encoded by the coding sequence ATGAAAAAAACCAGCCGCAGACCCAGTCGTGAGCAGATCAAAGCCCAAATCAAACAGCGCAAACATGCACAGAAAAAATTGCGTCAGGATGAAAAGGCCAAGGGCTTTAAGGCGCCATCACATGCCACGATTTCAAACGGCAAGTGTAAATACGAAAGCATTGAGCAGGAGTACACTGCCCGCAATGAGGCGGTTGCCGAGAAAATAGGGATCTTTCGGGCCAAGATGCCTGTGCTGCTTAAGCAACTGTCCAAAATCGAGGACCCGAGAAATCCTAAAAAGATCAAGCACAATCTGTCGACCCTGATGATCTATGGGATACTGATGTTTGTTTTTCAGATGAGCTCTAGTCGCGAGGCCAACCGGGAGATGTCCCGGCCGCTGTTTTGGCAGAATCTGCAGTTTTTCTTCCCAGAGCTTGAAAGTTTGCCCCATCATGACACGCTCAAACGGTTACTGGCGGTGATCGACGTCAATCAAATCGAACAGTTGCATCTTGAGTTGATCCGGCAATTGATCCGGAAAAAGAAATTTCGGCGCTATTTGATTGACGAGTGCTATCCGATCGCGATCGATGGCACCGGCAAATTTAAGCGTGACTGGATTTGGGCCGAGGAGTGTTTGCAGCGCACCGTTACGCAAGCGGATGGGGAGCACCTTCAATACCATGTCTATATTTTAGAGGCCAATCTGGCGTTTCGCGATGGCATGACTATTCCGTTGATGAGTGAAATGTTAAGCTACACCGAAGGCGACACCGCCAATGATAAACAGGACTGCGAGCTTAAAGCCTTTTACCGATTGGCCCAACGCCTGAAGTCGGCCTTTCCGGCGCTGAAAATCATGGTGTTAATCGATGGGCTTTACGCCAAGGGTCCCGTGGTAGAGGTTTGCCGCAAAAATAAATGGCAGTTCATGATCGTCCTGAAAGACAAATCCCTTCCCAGCGTGATGAGTGAATTTGAAGCGCTTGCGGCACTTGAGATAAAAAATCGTTTCCGCCAGGGATGGGGCAACAGAAAACAGGTGTTCAAATGGGTAAACAGTATCGACTATCGGTTTGGTCCGAACGATAAAAAAAGCCAAATCCTGCACGTCGTCGAATGCCAAGAGCGCTGGCAACAGGTTAACCCGCAAACCGGGCAATTGGAGGACAAAAGCAGCCGACACGTGTGGCTGTCCAGCAAACCGTTGAACCGGTTTAATCTTCACGAACGGTGCAATCTGGGCGCACGCGCGCGCTGGGGCATCGAAACCGGTATCCTGGTTGAAAAACATCATGGATATCGCTATGAGCACTGCTTTTCGTATAACTGGAATGTCATGAAGGGATATCACTATTTAATGCGTCTGGGCCATATGTTCAACGTTTTGGCTCGCTATTCGGAACGGCTGGCCAAGGTCGTCAAAGATACCGGCGTGCGAGGCCTTATTCGCTTTATTCGCGAGACCATAGCCAACCCCTGGTTGGATTATGAATGGCTGGAAATTCGTCTGGCCGCCCCTTTTCAGCTTCGGTTGGTGTAG
- a CDS encoding IS110 family transposase — protein sequence MKTYAGIDLHSSNSFVGVIDQNDEKLHSRRHDNNLKEIVKVLKRYKKSLQGVVVESTYNWYWLVDGLLEQGYKVHLANPAAIQQYKGLKNRDDKYDAFWLAHLLRLGILPQGYIYPKSLPLQRKIAVDN from the coding sequence ATGAAAACATACGCTGGAATCGATCTTCATTCAAGTAACAGTTTTGTCGGGGTAATCGACCAAAATGACGAAAAGCTCCACAGTCGTCGTCATGACAACAATCTCAAAGAAATTGTTAAGGTGCTTAAAAGGTACAAAAAAAGCCTTCAAGGGGTTGTCGTTGAATCCACCTATAACTGGTATTGGCTGGTAGATGGGTTGCTGGAGCAAGGGTACAAGGTCCATTTGGCCAACCCGGCGGCCATCCAGCAATACAAGGGTTTGAAAAACAGGGATGACAAATATGATGCGTTTTGGCTTGCGCATTTGCTCAGGCTTGGCATCCTGCCACAAGGCTACATTTACCCCAAGTCATTACCACTACAGCGCAAGATAGCTGTAGACAATTAA
- a CDS encoding metallophosphoesterase produces MNLHVLSDLHVEFGDFSVPDVDADVVVLAGDTHVGIRGLRWVLDQGIKIPVIYVLGNHEFYRDKFPGLIDEMKKEVEGTNVWVLENDMFEIGGFRFFGCTLWTDMALLGDPGVAMAVAGDRMNDYRLIRNSKTYGRLRPIDTVA; encoded by the coding sequence ATGAATCTGCACGTTTTGTCTGATCTGCACGTCGAATTCGGCGACTTCAGTGTTCCCGACGTTGACGCTGATGTCGTTGTTTTGGCTGGCGACACTCACGTCGGGATCCGGGGGCTGCGGTGGGTGCTCGACCAGGGAATCAAAATCCCGGTGATCTATGTTCTCGGTAACCACGAGTTTTATCGCGACAAGTTTCCGGGACTGATCGACGAAATGAAGAAAGAGGTGGAAGGCACCAACGTGTGGGTCCTCGAGAACGACATGTTTGAGATTGGAGGTTTCCGTTTTTTTGGCTGTACGCTGTGGACCGACATGGCGTTGCTCGGAGACCCTGGCGTCGCGATGGCTGTTGCCGGCGACCGAATGAACGATTATCGGCTGATCCGCAACAGCAAGACGTATGGGAGGCTCCGGCCGATCGACACCGTTGCCTAG